The genomic segment GCTCGATGCCTCCCGCCGCGAACTGGAATGGTCGGTCAACGCGTACACGCTGTCGTTCGCCGCGACGATGCTCGCCGCCGGGGCCGTCACCGACGTGCTCGGCGCCAAGCGCACCTTCGTCGCCGGCCTGCTGGTCTTCGGTACGTCCTCCGCGATCTGCACCGCCGCCGGATCGATGGTCGCGCTGGACCTCGCCCGGCTGGCCCAGGGTGCCGGCGCGGCACTGCTGCTGCCCAGCGCGCTGGTGCTGGCGACCGCGTCCGCACCGGACGAACGAGCCCGGCACCGGCTCATCGGCGCCTGGACCGCCGCCGGCGGCGTCGGCATGGCGGCCGGCCCGCTGCTCGGCGGCGTGCTGGTCGCCACCGCCGGCTGGCGCGCGGTCTTCGCGGTCAACGTGGTCATCGCCGTCCCGGCCGTGGCCTGGAGCCTGCGCTCGATGCCCGCCGTACCGCGCCGCGACCGGCGCTTCGACACGGCCGGGATGATCGCCGCGACCGCGCTGATCGGTGGGCTGGTCTTCGCCTGCATCGAGGCGCCGGCACGGGGCTGGTCCAGCCCCACCGTGCTGGCCGCGATGGTCCTGGCGCTGGCCGGACTGGCCGGCTTCGTCCGGGCCGAGCGAACAGTCCGCACCCCGTTGCTGCCGCCCGGGGTGTACACCGATCGCCGCTTCACGGCCAGCACGGGCCAGGGCGCGCTGTTCAACTTCACCTTCTACGGCCTGCTGTTCGCGATGAGCCTGCTGCTCCAGCAGGGGCGCGGGCTCGACCCGCTGCGCAGCGGCCTGCTCTTCCTGCCGCTGACCGGCCTCATCTCGCTCGGCAGCCTGTGCGCGGCGCCGCTCGCCCAGCGACTCGGCCGCCGCGGGGTGCTCTACCTCGGTCAGGCGGGGCTGACCGGCGCCCTGCTCGCGGTCGCCTGGGCGAGCACCGCAGCCGGACTCTGGCCGCTGGTGGCCGCCCTGCTGCCGGCCGGCTTCTTCGCCGGGATGCTGGTACCGACCATGACCGCGCAGTCGATCGCCGCGGTGCCGCCCGACCTGCACGGTGCGGCAGCCGCGGCCTTCAACACGTCCCGGCAGCTCGGCGCCGCGCTCGGGGTCGCCACCTTCGGCCCGCTGCTCGGTTCCCGGCACGACCTCACCGGTGGCTTCGTGACCTGCGTGAGCGTCGGCGCGGCGGCCACCGCGGTCGCGCTGCTGCTGACCATACTGGCGCGCCCGGCGACGGTACCGGCACCGGTCGGCTCCGGCCGGTGACGGACACCCGGCGCCACCGACCGGTTCCGCGCACCGGAGCCGGCGGCCCGGCGCTGGCAGCAGACCACGCCGGGCGGCACCGCCAGCCGGCCCCGGGCACGCGCCCGCGGGACGGCGCGGATCGCCGTCCCGCGGCTGCGGTCAGCCGAGCTGGCCGGCCTGGTAGCTGCCGCCGACCTGGCGGGTGATCACGTTGAGCCGGTTGAACGTGTTGATCAGCGCGATCTGCGCGACCAGCGCCGCCAGCTGCTCCTCGTCGTAGTGCTTGGCCGCGTTCTGCCAGGCGTCCTCGTCGACACCGGCGCCGTCGGCCAGCCGGGTGCCCTGCTCGGCGAGTTCCAGCGCGGCACGCTCGGGCTCGGTGAACACGCTCGCCTCCCGCCAGCAGGCGACCAGGTTCAGCCGTACCGAGGTCTCCCCCGCCGCGATGGCCTCCTTGGTGTGCATGTCGAGGCAGGGTGCGCAGCCGTTGATCTGGCTGGCCCGGATGTCGACCAGGTTCAGCGTCGCCTGCGGTACCGACGATGCGGTGACGGCGCGGTGCGACGCGACCAGGTGCTTGACGAGCTTCGGGCCGAGTTCGGTGGCCATGACGTCGAGTCGAGCCTGCATGGTGATCTCCTCGTATCGGTGCTGCTTCACCTACCCGACGACGCAGCGCCCCGAGAGGTAACACCGAACCGCCGGTGACGGCCGGCGGTTCGCGCGACCGGCCCACGCCGAGGACGGCGGCGGCGCGATCGGGAGGCGCCGCCTCCGCTCTCGGGGTCGATTCCCATCCCCGGCAAAAGGTAATATGCCGGCACTCGGGGACGGGCAGGAGGACCAAGCATGAGAAGGCTCAGAATGGTCATCGGCGCGACCGTCGCGGCCGTGGCAGTGGCCACCGTTGCCAGCGCCGGCCAGGTCTCGGCCGAGAGCGCCAACGGCGACCTCGGCTCGACGAGCGCCACCCGAAGCGCCTCGGTTGCCCGCCCCGCGGCCAGCACCGGCTACTTCAACACCTACACCACCGTCGCGACGCTCGGTAACGCGAACAGTTGCTACGCGGCCGAGGGGTTCGCGGTCGGCTCCAGCTACACCTACGCGGTGAAGATCAACGGCGACGAGAGCAAGGCGGTCATCTACCGCACCAGGATGAGCGACGGCACCACCACGCTGATGAAGAACGGCGACAACGGAACGAGCTACGCCAGCTACCTCGGTCACGCGAACGACGTCGTGCTCAGTTCCAACGACGGCAACTACTACATGTTCGTCGTGACGATGAAGGCCGGCAGCACCAGCGTGGTGAAGCTGAAGTACGTGAGCACCACCTACTACAAGGTGGGCAGCTACACGATCAAGTACAACGGCGTGAACAAGTCCATGTCCGGGGTGAAGATCACCAGCAAGACCGCGAGCACCATCAACTTCCTGTTCAAGAGCGGCCGGACCTTCTACCGGGGCGCCCTGGGTCTGACCGCGACCAGCGGCACCATCAACCTGACCGCCGGCTTCACCCTGGACGTCGCCGACGCGCTGGTGAACGGCAAGACCGTCCCCGACATCACCTCGTACGCGAACCAGGGCTTCGGCTACCACAGCAACACGGTCTATTTTCCGATGACCCACGAGAACGTCAGCGTCGTGCTCGTCTATCGCAACATCTCCAGTGCGAGTGGCACCATCCGGTCGGCCGACGACCTGTCCTTCCGGATCACCTCCAGCGCCTATCCGGATCTCTTCGAGATCGAGAGCGTCGGAATCGGCGCCGGCAGCCACCTCTGGTTCAGCACCAACCGCAGGAAAGCTGCCGGCGACACCGCGCACGACGGCGTGCACTACTTCAACGGCTACACCGCCTGATCGTTCCCCGGCTCCGGCCCGAGCCGCCGTCGCCCCCGGCCGGCCCGGCCGGCCCGACCGGGGCGGTCCGGCAGGTCCGGCGCCCGGTGCCACCGGCCGGGGCGACGGCCGGTGCTACCGGCCGGGGGCGTCGATCGAGGCCAGCAGGGCGGGGTCGTTGACGGAAAGGATCTCGACCAGCCGGCCGTCGGCGACCGTACAGGCCATCACGCCGATCAGCGTGCCGCTCGGCCCGCGTACCACGATGCCGGGCTCGCCGTTGACCAGCGCGCGGCGGGCGTCCACCGCGGCCCGGGCACCGAGCTGGGCGCGCTCGGCGACCTCGGCCGCGCCGCGCCGGACCAGCACCCCGCGGGCGGTGTGCGCCGTCCACCGCACGTCCGGATCGAGTACCCGCAGCAGCCCGTCGAAGTCGCCGGCCCGCGAGGCGGCCAGGAACGCGTCCACGACCTCCCGCTGCCGCTGCCGGTCGTCGCTCGGCCGGGCGGTGCCCTGCACCTTGCGGCGGGCCCGGCTGGCCAGCATCTTCGCCGCGTCCGGGGACCGGTCGAGGACCCGGCCGACCTCGTCGAAGGGCACCGCGAACATGTCGTGCAGCACGAACGCCAGCCGTTCCGCCGGCCCGAGCGTGTCGAGCACCACCAGCAGCGCCAACCCGACGGACTCGGCCAGTACCGCCTCGTCCGCCGGCTGCGCGCCGTCGTCCTCGGTCACCACGAAGTCGGGCAGCTGGTGCTCGTACGACACCTCGGGGTGCGTTCTGCGGGAGCGCAGCAGATCGATGCAGATCCGGCCGACCACGGTGGTCAGCCAGCCGGCCAGGTTGTCGATCGCGGCGGCGTCCTGGCGGTTGAGCCGCAGCCACGCCTCCTGCACGGCATCCTCGGCGTCGCTGCGCGACCCGAGCATCCGGTACGCGACCGCCACCAGCCGTCCCCGCTGCTGTTCGAATGCCGCCGCAAGCGTCTCCGGCCCCGTTGCTGCCATGGTGCTACCTTCCTGCACACGCTCCGTCATGACCATGACGGGTACCGGCCCGCCAGGGTAACGAAGTCGCCGGGGGCGAATCCTTTCCCGGCGCCGGGCGCTCTTGTCCCGGACGGATCGAACGCGGGTCGAGGGCGGCTCGCACGGTGCACGGGAGGCGGCGTTGGCCGGGCCGGGATGGGCAAGCAGGCAGGTGATCGAGGCCGCGCAGGCCGGGGACCTCGACTCGCTCACCGCCGTGGTGCACGGCGCCCACCCGCACGTCCGGCGCTTCGCCCAGCACCTGTGCGCCACCAGCCAGGACGCGGAGGACGCGGCGCAGGAGGCGCTGCTCGTGCTGTACCGCAAGATCGGCACCCTGCGCACCACCGCGGCCCTCACGTCGTGGATGTTCCGGATCGTCCGGAACGAGTGCCTGCGCCGCGCCCGGTCGTGGCGCCGTGAGGTCCCGGCCGAGGCCGCCGACCGGCCCGCGCCGGTCGGATCGGCCGAGGAGGAGGCGCTGGACCGGCTCGACGCCGCGCGGGTCGCCGCGGCGATCCGGGCGCTGCCGGAGACCCAGCGCCGGGTACTGGTGCTGCGCGACGTGCTGGGCCACCCGGGACGCGCGGTCGCCGAGTCGCTCGGGCTGAGTACCGCGGCGATGAAGTCCCAGCTGCACCGGGCGCGTACGGCGGTGCGCCGGGAGCTGCGCGACACCGGCATCGGCGCCGGGCGCGGCTGACCGTACCGATCCGTCGTCGTACCAGGGCCGCCGCCCGCATCTGGTGGCGGACCCCCATCGAGGGAAGGAATCTCGCGATGCTCGCCATCGGATCGCCGGCCCCGGATCTGGAGTTCCAGGACACCACCGGCCGCCCCGTCCGCCTCTCGGACCATCGCGGTCACCCGGTCCTGCTGTACTTCCTGCGGTCCAGTACCTGCCCGGTGTGCAACCGGCACGTCCGGGACCTGGCCGCCAACGCGGCGCGGCTGGCCGACGTCCGCATCCTGCTGGTGGTACCCGAGGACCGCAGCACGGCCGCGGCCTGGCGGGCCCGCCGCGACGTCGGGTTCCCGGTGCTCGTCGGCCGCGGCGACCACCCGCACCAGCGGGTCGGCCTGGGCCGCCGGGTCTTCGGCAGCATCCAGCAGTCCGGCACGGTACTGCTGGACGCGGCCGGTGCGGTTCGGCACGTGCGCGCCGCCACCGTACCGACCGGCGGGTACGACCGGGCCGCCATCCTCGCCGCGGTCGACGCGCTGCGCACCGACACCACCGGGGCGCCGGGCAATGCGGTCTGCTAGAACGGCGGGGTGCACAGCTCCGAGTGGTCCGACCTGCCCCAGCCGGCCCGCGGCATCGCCGAGGCGACCACCGCCGCGGTGGCCGCGGCCGGCGACACCGACGCCGAGTCGTACCAGCTCGCGACGGCGCGGTTGGCCGGCCAGCACGCCGAGCAGGTCGGCATCGTGGCCGGTGAGACGGTGCGGCTGCTGCTGGAGGAGCGGTACCCGGACGGGCTGACCGGCGACGACCTGCGCGCCGTGCTGACCGGGTGCGCCGCCGCGGCCGGCTGGTACCCGGAGTTCGACCCGACCGTGGCGATGACGCTGATCGCCGGCGCGCTGGGCGTGCACGAGGCCGACGGCGAACCGTTGCCGCTGGCCGCCGCCGAGGTGGCCGGGCACGGTCCGCTGCTGATCGCGGAGCTGGCCACCGGGGCGCCGCACCCGCTCGGCAGCTACCTGCGGGCCGCGCTGGCCGAGATCGCCCGTACCGAGACGATGGACTGACGCCGGGCGACCGGCAGCGGTTCAGCGGCGCGACGGCGGGGCCATCGGTACCAGGCCCAGATCGGCGACCTGGCGCCCGCCCCGCCGCGCGTCCTCCCCGCCGGCCAGCACCAGGGTGCGGGCCACCTGGTAGCGGCAGCCGGCGGCCTCGAACGCGGCGGCCGTGCCGAGCAGCCGGTCCCGGTCGCCGGCCAGCAGCGCCGCGGCCCGGTCCACCAGCGCACCGGCCACCGGGTTGCCCGCCACGACCGCGGCGGCCGCAGCCACCCGGTCGGGCGCGGCGGGATCGCCGGCCAGCACCGCCGCCTCGGCGCGCAGCGCCACGTACCAGTGCAGCCAGATCCAGGTGACCCACTTCCACACCTCGGCCGGCTCCGGCGCGGTGCGGTCGGCCGCACCGGCCGGGTCGCCCTCGTGCAGCAACCGCAGCGCGTCGAAGACCGCGCCGTAGCCGTAGGTGTGTTCCGGCGGCGTACCGAGCCGGTCCCGGATCGCCTCCCACTCGCGCCGGCTTGCCTCGTCACCGCGCAGCGCGTGGATGGTCGCCACCGCGGTCGCCGCCGGGCTGTACGCGGCGGCAGCCGGGCTGCCGGCGCGCCGCCAGGCCTCCCGGAACCGGACGCTGCCGGTACCCACCTCGGGCACGTTGCCGGCCAACGCGTCGGCGACCAGCAGCCACCCGGTCGCGCGGTGGCCGACCTCGGCCAGCAGCGGATGCTCGGCCAGCTGCCGGCCCCAGCGGTGCGCGCCGGCCAGGTCACCGACACCCAGGCTGGTCTCGACCGCCATGCCCAGCGCGTCGACCAGCTCGCGCACGCTCTCCGGCGTCACCGGTACCGCGCGCAGCAGCGTGCAGCGCCGCCGCGCCGTGGCCGCGGTACCGAACGTGTCGCCGGCCCAGCTCTGCGCCCCGGTCAGCGCGTCCAGCGCGGCCGACTCGGCGATCGGGTCACCGGTACGGCGGGCCAGCGTCACCGCCCGCTCGGCGGCGGCGATCGTGTCGGTCACCGCGTTGTCGGGCGGCCCCTGGGCAGCGCCGAACGCGTCCGCCAACACCCCCGCCTCGGCCAGCGCCACCGCCGCCCGCGCCGCCGGATCGGCGCCGGCCAGCTGCCGCGCCTCGGCCAGCAGCTCCCGTACCTCCGGCTGCGGCGGCAGCCGCTCGAACTTGGTGGAGAACCGGTACGCGCAGGTCGCCGCGGTCGCCAGGTCCCTGGCCGCGGCCGCGTGATCACCGGCCCGCCGGGCGGCGTCGGCGGCGGCCCGGTGCAGCCGGTACTCGTCGTCGCCGCGGGTGCGGCAGCCCGCCACCGCCGCGGCCCGGCGCAGCATCGGCGCCGCCCGCGCGGGATCGCCGGCCAGCGCCGCCGCCTGCTCGTACCGGTCCTGCGACTCGCCCGTCAGGGTGCGGGTGAACGCCAGCTCCGCGAGCCGGCTGGCCAGCAGGTACGCCTCGGCCCGCAGCTCGGGCCGACCGACCGCCCAGCCGAGCCCGGCCCGCAGCTCGTCGGCCGCCGCGTCGAACCGGGCACGCCAGTCCTCGCCGGCCGTCGCCAGCTCCGCGGCGACCGCCAGGCACCAGCGCAGCTGCCGGGTCCGGGTGCCGGCGTCCTCACCGGCCGCCGCGAGCCGCTCGGTGCCGTACTGCCGGATCGTCTCCGGCGCCCGGTAGCGGGTGCCGGCCGGCGCGACCGACACCACCAGCAGGCTCTGCTCGGCGAGCCGGGCCAGCCCGTCGGCCGCGGCACCGACCTCGACGCCGGCGATGTCGGCCGCTGCGGCCACCGTGAACGGCGCCACGAACACCGACACCCGGCGCAGCAACGCCTGGCCGTCCGGGTCCAGCAGCTGGTGGCTCCAGTCCAGCGCGGCCCGCACCGAACGGTGCCGGTCGTGCGCGCGGGAACCGCCGGCCAGCGCCCGCAGCGGGTCGGCCAGCGCGGCCGTCAACCCGTCCGGCCCGAGCGCCGGCCACCGCGCCGCGGCCAGCTCGATCGCCAGCGCCATCCCGTCCAGCCGACCGCAGATCGCGGCGATCGCGTCCCGTACCGCCGGGTCGGGCCGCGCGCCGGCCGCCGCCGCCCGGTCGAGGAACAGTGCCACCGCCTCCGACTCACCGGCGCCGGACAGCGACAGCGGCGGCACCGGGTACGGGTGCTCGAACGGCACCAGCAGCCGCGCCCGGCTGGTGGCGAGCACCCTGACCTGCGGGCACGCCGCGAGCAGCCGGTCGGCGAAGTCCGCCACCCCGTCGCGTACCTGCTCGCAGTTGTCCAGGACCAGCAGCGCCTGCCGGTCGGCCAACGCCGCGAACACCGACTCGGCCATGCCGCGACCCGGCTGCTCGCCGAGCCCGAGCGCAGCG from the Actinocatenispora thailandica genome contains:
- a CDS encoding MFS transporter, giving the protein MILEHRRSVVLLALIAAFMVFVDGTIVTIALPELATQLDASRRELEWSVNAYTLSFAATMLAAGAVTDVLGAKRTFVAGLLVFGTSSAICTAAGSMVALDLARLAQGAGAALLLPSALVLATASAPDERARHRLIGAWTAAGGVGMAAGPLLGGVLVATAGWRAVFAVNVVIAVPAVAWSLRSMPAVPRRDRRFDTAGMIAATALIGGLVFACIEAPARGWSSPTVLAAMVLALAGLAGFVRAERTVRTPLLPPGVYTDRRFTASTGQGALFNFTFYGLLFAMSLLLQQGRGLDPLRSGLLFLPLTGLISLGSLCAAPLAQRLGRRGVLYLGQAGLTGALLAVAWASTAAGLWPLVAALLPAGFFAGMLVPTMTAQSIAAVPPDLHGAAAAAFNTSRQLGAALGVATFGPLLGSRHDLTGGFVTCVSVGAAATAVALLLTILARPATVPAPVGSGR
- a CDS encoding carboxymuconolactone decarboxylase family protein; protein product: MQARLDVMATELGPKLVKHLVASHRAVTASSVPQATLNLVDIRASQINGCAPCLDMHTKEAIAAGETSVRLNLVACWREASVFTEPERAALELAEQGTRLADGAGVDEDAWQNAAKHYDEEQLAALVAQIALINTFNRLNVITRQVGGSYQAGQLG
- a CDS encoding sigma-70 family RNA polymerase sigma factor, producing the protein MAATGPETLAAAFEQQRGRLVAVAYRMLGSRSDAEDAVQEAWLRLNRQDAAAIDNLAGWLTTVVGRICIDLLRSRRTHPEVSYEHQLPDFVVTEDDGAQPADEAVLAESVGLALLVVLDTLGPAERLAFVLHDMFAVPFDEVGRVLDRSPDAAKMLASRARRKVQGTARPSDDRQRQREVVDAFLAASRAGDFDGLLRVLDPDVRWTAHTARGVLVRRGAAEVAERAQLGARAAVDARRALVNGEPGIVVRGPSGTLIGVMACTVADGRLVEILSVNDPALLASIDAPGR
- a CDS encoding RNA polymerase sigma factor; the protein is MIEAAQAGDLDSLTAVVHGAHPHVRRFAQHLCATSQDAEDAAQEALLVLYRKIGTLRTTAALTSWMFRIVRNECLRRARSWRREVPAEAADRPAPVGSAEEEALDRLDAARVAAAIRALPETQRRVLVLRDVLGHPGRAVAESLGLSTAAMKSQLHRARTAVRRELRDTGIGAGRG
- a CDS encoding peroxiredoxin family protein — encoded protein: MLAIGSPAPDLEFQDTTGRPVRLSDHRGHPVLLYFLRSSTCPVCNRHVRDLAANAARLADVRILLVVPEDRSTAAAWRARRDVGFPVLVGRGDHPHQRVGLGRRVFGSIQQSGTVLLDAAGAVRHVRAATVPTGGYDRAAILAAVDALRTDTTGAPGNAVC
- a CDS encoding ATP-binding protein, with the translated sequence MSAPVEVSARETEVLQLIGEHLSNAEIGARLFISVRTVESHVSSLLRKLGAPDRRALARRAAESARRGPALPAPATSFVGRAAERAELAGLIATHRQVTALGAGGVGKTRLALAVAADVAGSYRDGVWFVDLAPTGDPRMVAAAVAAALGLGEQPGRGMAESVFAALADRQALLVLDNCEQVRDGVADFADRLLAACPQVRVLATSRARLLVPFEHPYPVPPLSLSGAGESEAVALFLDRAAAAGARPDPAVRDAIAAICGRLDGMALAIELAAARWPALGPDGLTAALADPLRALAGGSRAHDRHRSVRAALDWSHQLLDPDGQALLRRVSVFVAPFTVAAAADIAGVEVGAAADGLARLAEQSLLVVSVAPAGTRYRAPETIRQYGTERLAAAGEDAGTRTRQLRWCLAVAAELATAGEDWRARFDAAADELRAGLGWAVGRPELRAEAYLLASRLAELAFTRTLTGESQDRYEQAAALAGDPARAAPMLRRAAAVAGCRTRGDDEYRLHRAAADAARRAGDHAAAARDLATAATCAYRFSTKFERLPPQPEVRELLAEARQLAGADPAARAAVALAEAGVLADAFGAAQGPPDNAVTDTIAAAERAVTLARRTGDPIAESAALDALTGAQSWAGDTFGTAATARRRCTLLRAVPVTPESVRELVDALGMAVETSLGVGDLAGAHRWGRQLAEHPLLAEVGHRATGWLLVADALAGNVPEVGTGSVRFREAWRRAGSPAAAAYSPAATAVATIHALRGDEASRREWEAIRDRLGTPPEHTYGYGAVFDALRLLHEGDPAGAADRTAPEPAEVWKWVTWIWLHWYVALRAEAAVLAGDPAAPDRVAAAAAVVAGNPVAGALVDRAAALLAGDRDRLLGTAAAFEAAGCRYQVARTLVLAGGEDARRGGRQVADLGLVPMAPPSRR